The proteins below are encoded in one region of Pseudomonadota bacterium:
- a CDS encoding NAD(P)-dependent glycerol-3-phosphate dehydrogenase produces the protein MKHVAILGGGSWGTALACLIGKRRRPVRLWVRRAALAQAINRDRRNAGYLPSCVLPQEVAATSDVKEALDGACCVFLVVPSHGLREVLRSAGPHFPERVPVVSATKGIENSTLMLVSEIVADSLADFDSRRLCVIGGPSFAREVANGVPTAICLAGLDPDPLDQVQRLLTSDRFRVYTSDDVVGVEVGGALKNVIAIAVGAADGLGFGHNSRAALITRGIAEITRLARHLGANPLTLAGLSGVGDLVLTCTGDLSRNRTLGYQLGRGRRLAELLANTSMVAEGVRTASSAHELASKNRVEMPIVTEVYEVLYEGKTPLAAVDALTHRASRPERDSHYPVRRL, from the coding sequence ATGAAACACGTCGCCATCCTTGGGGGCGGTTCCTGGGGCACCGCGCTTGCTTGTTTGATCGGCAAGCGGCGCCGTCCGGTGCGCCTGTGGGTCCGCCGGGCTGCCCTGGCCCAGGCGATCAACCGAGACAGGCGCAACGCCGGGTACTTGCCCAGCTGCGTGTTGCCCCAAGAGGTCGCTGCCACCTCCGACGTGAAGGAGGCGCTGGACGGGGCGTGCTGCGTGTTTCTGGTAGTGCCATCGCACGGACTGCGCGAGGTCTTGCGGAGCGCAGGACCACATTTTCCCGAGCGCGTCCCCGTTGTGAGCGCCACCAAAGGCATCGAGAACTCGACGCTGATGCTGGTGTCGGAGATCGTTGCAGACAGCCTTGCGGACTTCGATTCCCGTAGGTTGTGCGTCATTGGAGGGCCGAGCTTTGCTCGCGAGGTCGCTAACGGCGTGCCGACCGCCATCTGCCTGGCCGGGCTTGACCCCGACCCGCTGGACCAGGTTCAGAGGCTGCTGACGTCGGACCGTTTCCGCGTCTACACGAGCGATGATGTCGTCGGTGTCGAGGTGGGGGGAGCGCTCAAGAACGTGATCGCCATCGCCGTGGGTGCCGCCGATGGATTGGGCTTCGGCCACAACTCGCGAGCTGCGCTGATCACGCGTGGAATCGCCGAAATCACGCGCCTTGCTCGCCATCTCGGGGCCAACCCGCTTACCCTTGCTGGACTGAGCGGCGTGGGTGATCTGGTGCTGACCTGCACCGGTGACCTTTCCCGCAATCGCACCCTTGGCTATCAACTGGGCCGGGGAAGGCGGCTTGCCGAGCTGCTGGCCAACACATCCATGGTGGCCGAGGGTGTACGGACCGCGAGCAGCGCGCACGAGCTCGCCAGCAAAAACCGTGTGGAGATGCCCATCGTGACGGAGGTGTACGAGGTGCTGTATGAAGGCAAGACACCCTTGGCAGCCGTCGATGCCCTTACGCACCGCGCCTCGCGCCCAGAGCGCGATTCCCACTATCCGGTGCGGCGTCTCTAA